In the Verrucomicrobiota bacterium genome, GGAAGTGACCAAGATGCTGCACGGTGAGGCCGCGTTGGAAGAAGCCGTGAAGGCGAGCGAGATTTTGTTCGGCGGTGGATTGGAGGGCATCGCCGAAAGTACGTTCCAGGAGATCGTGGGAGAGGTGCCGACGACATCGGTGGAGAGTGAACGGATCAAGCAGGGCATGCCCTTGGTCGAGTTACTGACACGCGTGGGGCTTTCCCATTCCAAGGGACAGGCTCGCAAGGATCTCGAAGGCGGCGGCATTTACGTGAATAACAGACGCGAAGGGGAATCCCAGCGTGTCGTGGGGGAGTCAGATCTGCTCTTCGGCCGGCACGTGTTGCTGCGCAAAGGCAAGCGCAATTACGCCCTGGCAAGCGTGTGCTGAGAGCGTTCGTTTTGCTTTGCTCGGCGGGAACAGGGCGGTTCATGCTGGTGTCATGTTGATCCTCGACGCCCATCTCGATCTGTCGATGAATGCCCTCGAATGGAATCGCGACCTGCGGTGTCCCATCGGGGAGATTCGAGCTCGGGAGGCCCATCTCCGTGACAAGCCCGACCGGGGCCGTGGCACCGTGTGTTTCCCGGAAATGCGGCGCGGAAACATCGGCCTCTGTGTGGCGACGCAGATCGCGCGTTACGTCCGACCCTCCAATGCCCTTCCGGGATGGCACTCACCGGAGCAAGCTTGGGCGCAAACGCAAGGCCAGTTGGCATGGTACCGAGCCATGGAAGACGCCGGGGAAATGGCGCAAATCACGAATCGAGCCGGATTGGAGCGTCATCTCGACTTGTGGACCCAGCCGAATCGTCCAGAACGAGCGCCGATCGGTTACATTCTGAGCCTGGAAGGCGCCGATTCCATCGTGACCCTCGGCCATCTCGAACGGGCCTACGCGCAAGGTTTGCGGGCCCTGGGACCGGCCCACTACGGACCGGGCACTTACGCGCAGGGAACGGACGCCACGGGAGGCATCGGCGCTCGCGGACGGGAGCTTCTGCGGGAGATGGACCAGCTCGGCATGATCCTGGACGCGACGCACCTTTGCGACGACAGCTTCTGGGAAGCGATGGACGTCTTTCAAGGACCTGTCTGGGCCAGTCATCAGAACGTGCGGGCATTGGTTCCGCACAATCGCCAGCACAGCGACGAGCAGATCAAGCTCCTCGTCCAGCGAGGTGCGGTTTTCGGCGGAGCGCTGGACGCGTGGATGATGGTGCCGG is a window encoding:
- a CDS encoding peptidase M19 produces the protein MLILDAHLDLSMNALEWNRDLRCPIGEIRAREAHLRDKPDRGRGTVCFPEMRRGNIGLCVATQIARYVRPSNALPGWHSPEQAWAQTQGQLAWYRAMEDAGEMAQITNRAGLERHLDLWTQPNRPERAPIGYILSLEGADSIVTLGHLERAYAQGLRALGPAHYGPGTYAQGTDATGGIGARGRELLREMDQLGMILDATHLCDDSFWEAMDVFQGPVWASHQNVRALVPHNRQHSDEQIKLLVQRGAVFGGALDAWMMVPGWVRGKTTPESSGCKLEHLVNHFDHICQIAGNARHIGLGTDLDGAFGREQSPGDLDTIADIARYEPILAGRGYPREDIEGVLSGNFLRFLRTHWK